A DNA window from Brassica napus cultivar Da-Ae chromosome C1, Da-Ae, whole genome shotgun sequence contains the following coding sequences:
- the LOC106426498 gene encoding PRA1 family protein F3-like, producing MTNYGAIQTSSHTSPSPVVDVESLSSDNNQCTACAMPRRPWGVMFDFHSMGLPHGVSDASSRFKTNYNYFRTNYGIFFSINILIAIFGSLIKHPFSLIAFTMLVSIYILLYYLQEDEEPIKLFCCQISDQMIRIVKTCLFLLTMALLVVTNATYVIYGWPLVIVYVPILIHTVVRKTDDLFLDEEAATRTETYWSSLRFHVMFALFNLYFSFG from the coding sequence ATGACAAACTATGGCGCGATTCAAACCTCGTCTCATACATCGCCGTCACCGGTGGTGGATGTCGAGTCTCTATCAAGCGACAACAACCAATGCACCGCGTGCGCCATGCCCCGTCGTCCTTGGGGAGTGATGTTCGACTTCCACTCCATGGGACTTCCTCACGGCGTCTCCGATGCTTCCTCCAGGTTCAAAACGAACTACAACTACTTCCGCACGAACTACGGGATCTTCTTTTCCATCAACATCTTGATAGCCATCTTCGGCAGTCTTATCAAGCATCCGTTCTCGCTCATCGCCTTCACCATGTTGGTTTCCATCTATATCTTACTTTATTACCTCCAGGAGGACGAAGAGCCGATCAAGCTGTTCTGTTGTCAGATCAGTGATCAGATGATTCGGATCGTCAAGACTTGCTTGTTTTTGTTAACCATGGCTCTTCTCGTCGTGACCAACGCAACGTACGTGATCTACGGTTGGCCGTTGGTGATCGTATATGTTCCGATCTTGATCCATACGGTGGTTAGGAAGACGGATGATCTATTCTTGGATGAAGAGGCGGCGACGAGGACTGAGACTTATTGGAGCTCACTCCGTTTCCATGTCATGTTCGCTCTCTTTAATTTGTACTTCAGCTTTGGTTAA
- the LOC106426517 gene encoding inactive protein kinase SELMODRAFT_444075-like: MSRLQKRGKQEKPVVVSDGAEKVIVAVKASREIPKTALIWALTHVAQPGDCITLIVVVPSQNSGRKLWGFTKSFPMFAGDCASGHRKPHSEALPEIKSDLTDTCSQMILQLHDVYDPNKINVKIKIVSGSPCGAVAAEAKKAQASWVVLDKHLKNEEKRCMDELQCNIVVMKRSQAKVLRLNLVGSPKKGAEKESPLPIRPEAASEKHKNNTKGSSDSDRGLPVTPTSSPELGTPFTSTEPGTSSVSSSDPGTSPFFTLGMSGYMKKDGALVIKENDDSGSETESESQSLPSTSKRFQPWISEYIGAHRHSSLDAEESLWKNDDRAQITTTKALLEKFTKLDVEAGLSSSRRMELEFSGSVRDAISLSRNAPPGPPPLCSICQHKAPVFGKPPRVFSYAELEIATGGFSQANFLAEGGYGSVHRGVLPEGQVVAVKQHKLASSQGDVEFCSEVEVLSCAQHRNVVMLIGFCIEDSRRLLVYEYICNGSLDSHLYGRQRETLEWPARQKIAVGAARGLRYLHEECRVGCIVHRDMRPNNILITHDNEPLVGDFGLARWQPDGELGVETRVIGTFGYLAPEYAESGQITEKADVYSFGVVLAELVTGRKAIDITRPKGQQCLTEWARPLLEDYAVDELIDPRLGDRFVESEVICMLHAASLCIRRDPHLRPRMSQVLRILEGDMIVDGNYGSTPGSDAGNRSGRFWAEHYSGQLTKDGYGSGRFSERMSVETPRLALRERERGQRLELNHNKQY, from the exons ATGAGTCGTCTACAGAAGCGAGGGAAGCAGGAGAAGCCTGTAGTGGTATCTGATGGTGCTGAAAAGGTTATTGTTGCTGTCAAAGCCTCTAGAGAGATTCCAAAGACGGCTTTGATTTGGGCTTTGACTCATGTTGCTCAGCCTGGGGATTGCATCACGCTCATTGTTGTTGTCCCTTCTCAAAACTCCG GAAGGAAACTGTGGGGTTTCACTAAGAGCTTCCCTATGTTTGCTGGGGATTGTGCAAGTGGTCATAGGAAACCACATTCTGAAGCACTTCCGGAGATCAAGAGTGATCTCACTGACACTTGTTCACAAATGATTCTCCAGCTTCATGATGTCTATGATCCCAATAAG ATAAATGTCAAGATTAAGATTGTTTCTGGCTCTCCCTGCGGAGCTGTTGCTGCTGAGGCCAAGAAAGCCCAAGCAAGCTGGGTAGTACTAGACAA GCACCTCAAGAACGAAGAGAAACGGTGTATGGATGAATTGCAATGCAACATTGTGGTGATGAAGCGTTCTCAGGCAAAAGTCCTGCGCTTAAACTTGGTTGGATCGCCTAAGAAGGGTGCTGAGAAAGAGTCTCCTCTACCAATAAGACCTGAAGCAGCATCTGAAAAGCACAAAAACAACACAAAGGGATCGTCAGATTCCGACAGAGGACTACCTGTAACTCCAACCAGCAGCCCTGAGCTGGGGACACCATTCACAAGCACAGAACCCGGGACTTCATCAGTGTCCAGCTCTGACCCGGGAACCTCACCGTTTTTCACTTTGGGAATGAGTGGATACATGAAGAAAGATGGAGCACTGGTCATCAAGGAGAACGATGACTCCGGTTCCGAAACAGAGAGTGAAAGCCAGTCACTACCGTCAACGAGTAAGAGATTCCAGCCGTGGATATCAGAGTACATCGGCGCACATCGCCATTCATCCCTAGACGCTGAGGAAAGCCTATGGAAAAATGACGACAGGGCTCAGATAACCACCACAAAGGCTTTGCTTGAGAAGTTCACTAAACTAGACGTAGAAGCTGGGCTGTCCTCTAGCCGGAGGATGGAGCTTGAGTTCAGTGGAAGCGTAAGAGACGCGATATCACTCTCACGAAACGCTCCTCCTGGCCCGCCTCCTCTCTGTTCTATCTGCCAGCACAAGGCGCCGGTGTTTGGGAAACCGCCAAGGGTGTTTTCATACGCTGAGCTAGAGATTGCAACGGGTGGGTTCTCGCAGGCTAACTTCTTGGCTGAAGGTGGGTATGGATCTGTTCACCGTGGTGTACTACCGGAAGGTCAGGTGGTTGCGGTAAAGCAACATAAACTGGCGAGTTCTCAGGGAGATGTAGAGTTTTGCTCTGAAGTGGAAGTTCTCAGCTGTGCTCAGCATAGAAACGTTGTTATGTTGATTGGTTTCTGCATTGAAGACAGCAGACGGCTCTTGGTTTATGAGTATATATGCAATGGTTCACTTGACTCACATCTATACG GTCGCCAAAGGGAGACACTGGAATGGCCAGCACGGCAAAAGATCGCAGTTGGAGCTGCGAGAGGGTTACGGTATCTTCACGAAGAGTGCAGAGTTGGTTGTATTGTCCATAGAGACATGCGTCCTAACAACATCCTCATCACTCATGATAATGAGCcactg GTTGGAGACTTTGGTCTAGCGAGATGGCAGCCTGATGGGGAACTTGGTGTAGAGACACGAGTGATTGGAACATTCGG CTATTTAGCTCCAGAGTATGCTGAAAGCGGACAGATCACAGAGAAAGCGGATGTCTACTCGTTTGGGGTTGTTCTAGCTGAGCTAGTCACTGGACGCAAAGCCATTGATATCACCAGGCCTAAAGGCCAGCAATGCCTCACTGAATGG GCACGTCCGCTACTGGAAGATTATGCAGTGGATGAACTTATCGATCCGAGGCTTGGGGACCGGTTTGTAGAAAGTGAGGTCATTTGTATGCTTCATGCAGCTTCTTTGTGTATACGTAGAGACCCGCATTTGAGGCCACGCATGTCTCAG GTGTTACGTATACTGGAAGGAGATATGATAGTGGATGGGAACTACGGTTCAACTCCAGGCTCAGACGCAGGCAACAGAAGTGGGAGGTTCTGGGCGGAACATTACAGCGGCCAGCTAACGAAAGATGGGTATGGGTCGGGTAGGTTCAGTGAAAGGATGTCTGTTGAAACGCCAAGACTAGCTTTACGTGAGAGGGAAAGAGGTCAGAGGTTGGAACTAAACCACAACAAGCAATACTAA